The following are from one region of the Trichoderma breve strain T069 chromosome 5, whole genome shotgun sequence genome:
- a CDS encoding KR domain-containing protein, with protein MAVEDAVMPIAIVGIGGRFPGEATNPDRLWEMISNGRNALSEVPKERFNIDAFYHPYAERQGTMNVRGGHFLKEDVSLFDAPFFSITAKEAHAMDPQQRLALEVAYEALENAGMKMEDVLGSQMACYMASFTRDYATLRGHDAEDIPMYEGTGNGSAMISNRLSWFFDLKGPSLSLDTACSSSLVALHLACQSIRSGETRSAMVGGTNLILMPEMQIAMTSLHFLSPDSKSQSFDHKANGYARGEGATVVVIKALEDALRDGDTIRAVIRGTGVNQDGKTPGITLPSAKAQEDLIRYTYKTAGLPFEETGYFEAHGTGTAAGDPLECAAIAATIGATRPKDSPLLIGSVKTNIGHMEGASGLAGLIKAVFALERALIPPNLWFEKANPRIPLEKWGLEVSTKLQPWRESGLRRASINSFGYGGTNAHCILDDAYHYLETRGLNGAHNTLVSPEPLSEESASSEDSSSNSSDADTSSPKLFMWSSNEQAGIERTATQLLKHLESQQRTDINFLGNLSHTLAAGRSRLSWKAYTVASSTEELISALKKSPKPVRSSQTPVLYFVFTGQGAQWFAMGRELLAYESFRKSLQDATDYFKSIGSDWDLLEELQRSEKDSRINESRISQPACTALQVAVIDLLAEWDIRPSVVLGHSSGEIAAAYAKGAFTRDEAWKIAFHRGRLSSGIEKEGSMLAVGLGETEVAPYLAEVDAKHGSVVVACINSPSSVTLSGDSAAIIQVQNALEEAKIFNRRLAVKTAYHSPHMELIAKDYLQSLNGLRPSESSAKTVMFSSVTGKVIDNAALAAPSYWVSNMVSPVRFSQAVEAAIEYNPTKKRTAGSSQFVDLIVEIGPHSALQGPLKQILDANRSKLKHDVPYISVISRNVDAVRSCLDAIGKLAQRGHPVDISRVHVMTENESQRPQFLTNLPPFAWNHSTKYWYESAVSAAFRHRKLPRYDLVGALSEHSTDVEPCWTNYLRVSEAPWIEHHKVQGTILYPLSGMMVMAIEAARQIADHTKEIDGFQIRDVSVGKAMVLASDAPTETRLQFRPRRAGTRLPDAFWNEFTISCRSRSGVWTQHCTGLIAVKYVAEHNPTFHNEEEASSRRHRAEYERLSTAGFKPDDPRQVYASLAELGLQWGPTFTGLVHISSGDFEAHCELEIPDTRKFMPEGFEYPHVIHPAALDNFIQMVIPACTPAGVQLEKAKIPRFIESIYISSKISSKPGTRYYGYSKSKPYGYNESVGTIVASDEAWKKPMVIIEGCRIISLENMTDGLSTESAATTTSLRKLGAHTEWDIDLEQMSLDTAQAFFAPYGATIPDADVDVVRDLELASFIFCKRVLSRFSEEDSKSFAPHHRIFYEYMRHRYELAKQGKLDCQTVGKDSVDWLNMTKKEEDEVLGFHFDEILRGELEPLQVLMQDSLLTHYYRNALGTNKWNPIIAKYVQLKSHKKPLRILEVGAGTGGTTSVILAALGQREEAAARLESYTFTDISGGFFGAAAADFDEWAPFLEYKVLDIEKSPVQQGIQTGVYDMVVANNVLHATSAISTTLAHCRELLKPGGILLLGELTTTLARVPMIFGSLPGWWAGENDGRKWGPRLSEGLWDTRLREQGFSGVDLTFRDHSTEHYSISLMFSTASPLPQPELPRSITVVTPSNPTTATKALASKLVAKYSPVANVVVKSLGEISTFDLSNETTLSLLEAETPLLQDISSADFEAVKHLLLTSQHTLWFTRGGALETPNPGANLIAGLARTIRGEIPSMLLTTLDLDPSDDIDSVDSLSGIDKVLRSMTQASQIERPDWEYALQGGQLHVLRLTPNKAVNAMFEASKTEQSVSMLPFNQPGRALALAIKTPGMLDTFQFVDDEEHPKPLKSHEVEIEVKAVGMNFHDVMISMGQIADTDLGVECSGVVTRVGDGVTKYKPGDRVITFRLGCFRTFLRNPEGMFEKIPDTLSFDDAASIPCVYSTVYYSLFYVARLERHETILIHAAAGGLGQAAIILAQHIGAEIFVTVSSETKKQFLIDTYGILPDHVFNSRDHSFAAGIKRMTNQKGVDVVLNSLAGEALRQTWLCVAPFGRFIELGKKDIVGNTGIDMSKFMDNIAFVGVNMLSVYRDNIPLFGRIMADVMKALADGIIRPVQPLRVMNFSQIEEAFRIMQSGKHIGKMVLSAGPEDLVPIVSQKSKPYSFSQDATYMIPGGLGGLGRSIAAWMVDQGARHVVFTSRSGATKPPARKLVDELTKKGAKILAFACDISDASELKDVLKTVKDNKFPLIKGVVNCAMQLQDVLFENMSLEDFNAAIRPKVYTTKNLHDLLPRDMDFFICLSSTGGIVGSRGQGNYNAGNTYQDAMAHYRRSQGLPATSINLGVVLGVGITAERGEILSYLKTGAMIGIHEQEVLAVVQAAMSGEMPIQAVVGLATGGHLEKNGHEDPFWFSEARFGPLRIFDTQQLQASRASDSGDSNADLQAVLRGASTLAEAADAVCVALVRKLAKAMMVEIEDLDPTRPANSYGVDSLVAVEVRAWVFKEVKSDVSVFDILSNMPLASLATKIAAKSSLLPPTISGTDDDA; from the exons ATGGCTGTAGAGGATGCTGTGATGCCCATTGCcattgttggcattggcggTAGGTTTCCAGGAGAGGCCACAAACCCTGATCGATTATGGGAGATGATCTCAAATGGCCGTAATGCTCTCTCTGAAGTGCCAAAGGAGCGTTTCAATATCGATGCGTTCTATCACCCCTATGCCGAAAGGCAAGGTACAATGAATGTCCGAGGAGGACACTTCCTCAAGGAAGacgtttctctttttgacGCTCCATTCTTTTCTATCACAGCCAAAGAGGCCCATGCTATGGACCCTCAACAAAGACTTGCACTAGAAGTTGCATACGAAGCTCTTGAAAATG CTGGCATGAAAATGGAAGATGTGCTAGGCTCTCAGATGGCCTGCTATATGGCGTCTTTCACAAGAGACTATGCAACGCTACGAGGCCATGACGCAGAAGATATTCC GATGTATGAAGGCACTGGCAATGGTTCTGCCATGATATCGAACCGTCTATCTTGGTTTTTTGATCTGAAGGGACCTAGTCTCAGTTTAGATACTgcctgctcttcttcactAGTTGCACTACACCTTGCCTGTCAGAGTATCCGGTCTGGAGAGACAAGATCT GCCATGGTCGGAGGCACAAATCTAATACTTATGCCAGAAATGCAGATTGCCATGACATCTCTGCATTTCCTTAGCCCTGATAGCAAATCTCAGTCATTTGATCACAAGGCAAATGGCTACGCGCGTGGTGAAGGCGCCACAGTCGTCGTGATTAAGGCCCTTGAAGATGCTCTGCGGGATGGTGATACGATCAGAGCCGTTATTCGAGGCACAGGAGTCAACCAAGACGGAAAGACCCCAGGAATCACGCTGCCTTCGGCAAAAGCTCAGGAAGATCTCATCAGATACACATACAAAACTGCGGGATTACCATTTGAGGAGACGGGCTATTTCGAGGCTCACGGTACTG GTACCGCGGCTGGTGATCCTCTCGAATgtgctgccattgctgccacGATCGGCGCCACCAGGCCTAAAGATAGCCCTCTCTTGATAGGATCAGTCAAAACAAATATTGGCCACATGGAAGGAGCCAGTGGTCTAGCCGGACTGATCAAGGCTGTGTTTGCACTGGAACGGGCGTTGATTCCTCCAAACCTCTGGTTTGAAAAAGCGAACCCCCGTATCCCATTGGAGAAATGGGGCCTTGAGGTGTCAACAAAGCTTCAGccttggagagagagcggTCTTCGTCGCGCCAGTATCAATTCTTTTGGATACGGCGGCACTAATGCCCACTGCATTCTAGACGACGCTTATCACTACCTAGAAACCCGAGGGCTGAATGGGGCGCACAACACTCTTGTATCTCCGGAACCGTTGTCAGAAGAGAGTGCAAGCTCTgaagacagcagcagcaacagcagtgATGCTG ATACATCGTCGCCCAAACTGTTCATGTGGTCATCAAACGAGCAAGCCGGTATCGAACGCACAGCGACACAACTGCTCAAGCATCTAGAGTCACAGCAGAGAACGGACATCAACTTCCTCGGCAATCTGTCTCATACACTGGCTGCTGGTCGATCTAGGCTCTCTTGGAAGGCGTACACTGTTGCATCATCCACTGAAGAGCTCATCtcggccttgaagaagagcccTAAGCCGGTGCGATCGTCGCAAACTCCTGTCTTATACTTCGTCTTCACCGGCCAGGGAGCTCAATGGTTTGCCATGGGTCGCGAACTGCTAGCATATGAGTCATTTAGGAAGAGCTTGCAGGATGCGACTGACTACTTCAAGAGTATCGGGAGCGATTGGGACCTTCTTG AGGAACTACAAAGGAGTGAAAAAGATTCACGAATTAACGAGTCGCGAATTAGCCAGCCGGCCTGTACTGCCTTGCAAGTTGCTGTGATTGACCTTTTGGCGGAGTGGGATATTCGCCCTTCAGTGGTTCTCGGGCATTCCAGTGGAGAGATTGCA GCCGCATATGCCAAAGGCGCTTTCACCAGGGATGAAGCTTGGAAGATCGCCTTTCACCGTGGTCGCCTGTCTAGCGGCATAGAAAAAGAGGGCTCTATGCTTGCTGTCGGACTTGGAGAGACTGAGGTTGCACCCTACCTGGCAGAAGTCGACGCCAAACACGGcagtgttgttgttgcttgCATTAACAGCCCTTCAAGCGTGACCCTATCCGGAGACTCGGCAGCCATAATCCAAGTTCAAAATGCACTCGAAGAAGCGAAAATCTTTAATCGAAGGCTCGCTGTCAAGACGGCCTATCACTCTCCTCATATGGAGTTGATTGCAAAAGACTACTTGCAGTCATTGAACGGTTTGCGTCCATCTGAGTCGTCCGCAAAGACGGTCATGTTCTCCAGTGTCACAGGCAAGGTGATTGACAACGCTGCACTTGCCGCGCCCTCATACTGGGTGTCAAACATGGTCAGCCCGGTACGGTTCAGTCAGGCCGTGGAGGCTGCTATCGAGTACAATCCGACTAAGAAGCGTACTGCTGGTAGCTCTCAGTTCGTTGACCTCATTGTCGAGATTGGCCCGCATTCGGCACTCCAAGGCCCCTTGAAGCAAATTTTAGATGCGAATCGGTCCAAGCTGAAGCATGACGTCCCGTATATCTCTGTCATCTCACGCAATGTGGACGCTGTGAGAAGCTGCCTCGATGCCATTGGAAAGCTGGCCCAACGAGGCCACCCAGTGGACATTTCTCGAGTGCATGTAATGACGGAAAATGAGAGTCAGCGACCCCAGTTCCTTACCAACTTGCCTCCATTTGCCTGGAATCATTCCACAAAGTACTGGTACGAATCTGCTGTCTCCGCAGCGTTCCGTCACCGAAAGCTTCCTCGTTACGATCTCGTCGGAGCACTCAGCGAGCATTCTACTGACGTTGAGCCCTGCTGGACCAACTATCTACGTGTCTCAGAGGCTCCTTGGATTGAACATCACAAAGTCCAGGGTACGATCCTGTATCCATTGTCAGGCATGATGGTCATGGCTATTGAAGCTGCTCGCCAGATTGCAGACCACACGAAGGAAATCGATGGATTCCAGATTCGTGATGTCTCTGTTGGTAAAGCCATGGTCCTGGCCAGTGACGCACCCACTGAGACGAGACTTCAATTCCGGCCACGTAGAGCAGGTACTCGCCTTCCAGATGCCTTCTGGAATGAATTCACCATCTCGTGTAGGAGCCGATCTGGTGTTTGGACTCAGCACTGTACGGGTCTTATCGCCGTCAAGTATGTGGCAGAACATAATCCGACATTCCataatgaagaagaagcgtcGTCGCGTCGACATCGCGCAGAGTACGAAAGACTGTCTACCGCAGGATTCAAGCCTGATGATCCCCGTCAGGTTTATGCCTCA CTTGCCGAACTTGGACTCCAATGGGGACCGACATTCACGGGTCTGGTGCACATCAGCTCCGGTGACTTTGAAGCTCACTGTGAACTTGAGATCCCAGACACTAGGAAGTTCATGCCAGAAGGCTTCGAGTATCCTCACGTTATTCACCCAGCTGCATTGGATAACTTCATTCAAATGGTTATCCCAGCATGTACACCTGCGGGAGTCCAACtagaaaaagcaaagattCCTCGATTTATCGAAAGCATTTACATCTCCAGCAAGATTAGCTCCAAACCTGGCACTCGGTACTATGGTTACTCAAAGTCTAAGCCATACGGCTACAATGAGTCTGTTGGAACGATTGTTGCATCTGATGAAGCTTGGAAGAAGCCTATGGTCATCATCGAGGGCTGTAGAATCATTTCTCTCGAGAACATGACAGATGGCCTCTCTACCGAGTCGGCAGCGACAACAACGTCCTTGAGAAAGCTTGGTGCCCACACAGAATGGGATATTGACTTGGAGCAGATGTCCTTGGATACTGCTCAAGCATTTTTTGCTCCTTATGGCGCCACCATCCCCGATGCAGATGTTGATGTCGTTCGTGATTTGGAGCTGGCATCATTCATCTTCTGCAAGAGGGTGCTTAGTCGATTCTCAGAGGAAGATTCCAAGAGCTTCGCGCCGCATCACCGTATTttctacgagtacatgcgTCACAGATATGAACTTGCAAAGCAGGGCAAACTCGACTGCCAAACGGTTGGAAAGGATTCGGTCGACTGGCTGAATATgaccaaaaaagaagaagacgaagttCTG GGTTTCCACTTTGACGAGATCTTGCGCGGCGAGCTTGAACCTCTCCAGGTCTTGATGCAGGATAGTCTCCTGACACATTATTACCGAAATGCTCTAGGAACTAACAAGTGGAACCCTATTATTGCCAAATATGTCCAACTCAAGTCGCATAAGAAGCCCCTACGAATTCTTGAGGTCGGCGCGGGTACGGGAGGTACCACCTCGGTCATTCTCGCAGCTCTGGGCCAGCGGGAGGAGGCTGCCGCCAGGCTTGAGTCTTACACATTCACTGACATTAGtggtggcttctttggcgctgctgccgctgatTTTGACGAATGGGCTCCATTTTTGGAGTATAAGGTACTCGATATTGAGAAGTCCCCAGTACAGCAAGGCATCCAAACAGGTGTTTACGACATGGTTGTAGCCAACAATGTTTTGCATGCAACCTCAGCTATCAGCACGACTCTGGCTCATTGCAGAGAGTTACTGAAGCC GGGTGGTATTCTGTTGCTCGGAGAGCTTACCACTACCCTGGCGAGAGTTCCTATGATCTTTGGATCCCTCCCTGGATGGTGGGCAG GCGAGAATGATGGCCGTAAATGGGGCCCCAGACTCTCCGAAGGGCTGTGGGACACTCGACTCCGTGAACAGGGCTTCAGTGGCGTCGATTTGACATTCCGCGACCACAGTACTGAGCACTACTCGATCTCGCTTATGTTTTCTACTGCTAGTCCCTTACCTCAACCGGAGCTTCCTAGAAGCATTACAGTTGTCACGCCTTCAAACCCGACCACCGCTACAAAGGCATTGGCCTCGAAGCTGGTGGCAAAGTATTCACCTGTGGCCAATGTTGTTGTCAAGTCTCTTGGCGAAATCTCTACTTTCGATCTGAGCAATGAGACGACACTTTCCTTGCTTGAAGCTGAGACGCCTCTTTTGCAAGACATCAGCAGCGCAGACTTTGAAGCCGTCAAACACCTCCTTCTTACTTCTCAGCACACCCTCTGGTTTACTAGGGGAGGTGCTTTAGAGACCCCCAATCCTGGGGCCAACTTGATTGCGGGATTGGCACGAACAATAAGAGGAGAGATTCCGAGCATGTTGCTAACCACATTGGATCTGGACCCGTCTGATGACATTGACTCTGTCGACTCATTGTCTGGAATCGACAAGGTGCTCCGTTCCATGACACAGGCGAGCCAAATTGAGCGTCCGGACTGGGAGTACGCACTCCAAGGAGGACAGCTTCACGTCTTACGTCTGACACCTAACAAGGCAGTCAATGCAATGTTCGAGGCTAGCAAGACTGAGCAGTCCGTCTCCATGCTCCCATTTAACCAACCAGGACGTGCGCTTGCTCTGGCAATCAAGACGCCTGGTATGCTCGACACATTCCAATttgtcgatgatgaggaacATCCCAAGCCTTTGAAGAGTCATGAAGTTGAGATTGAGGTCAAGGCTGTTGGCATGAACTTCCACGATGTCATGATTTCGATGGGTCAGATCGCTGATACCGATCTGGGAGTTGAATGCAGTGGTGTCGTTACACGTGTCGGCGATGGCGTTACCAAGTACAAGCCAGGTGACCGTGTCATCACATTCCGTTTGGGTTGCTTCCGTACTTTCTTACGCAATCCCGAAGGCATGTTTGAAAAGATTCCTGACACTTTATCCTTTGACGACGCTGCCTCGATTCCTTGCGTATACTCCACGGTGTACTACTCGCTGTTCTATGTGGCTCGCTTGGAGCGCCACGAGACTATCCTTATTCatgctgccgctggtggTCTAGGACAAGCCGCAATTATCCTTGCACAGCACATCGGCGCCGAGATCTTCGTTACAGTGTCTTCAGAAACCAAGAAGCAGTTCCTCATCGACACATACGGCATTCTACCTGACCATGTTTTTAACAGCAGAGACCACAGTTTTGCAGCTGGAATCAAGCGTATGACCAATCAGAAGGGCGTGGATGTTGTTTTGAACTCGTTGGCTGGTGAGGCTCTGCGACAGACTTGGCTTTGCGTGGCACCTTTCGGCCGCTTTATTGAGCTTGGCAAGAAGGATATTG TTGGAAACACCGGCATCGATATGAGCAAATTCATGGACAATATTGCTTTTGTCGGTGTTAACATGCTTTCGGTTTATCGTGATAACATTCCATTATTCGGTCGTATCATGGCCGACGTCATGAAGGCCCTGGCGGATGGCATCATCCGACCGGTGCAGCCGTTGAGGGTCATGAACTTTTCACAGATTGAAGAGGCCTTCCGTATTATGCAATCCGGAAAGCACATTGGCAAGATGGTTCTCAGCGCTGGACCTGAGGATCTTGTTCCG ATTGTTTCCCAGAAGAGCAAGCCATACTCCTTCTCTCAGGATGCGACGTACATGATTCCAGGAGGCCTCGGAGGTCTCGGCCGTTCGATCGCCGCCTGGATGGTTGACCAAGGTGCACGGCATGTTGTTTTCACAAGCCGCTCCGGAGCCACTAAGCCGCCAGCTCGCAAGCTGGTGGATGAATTGACCAAGAAGGGGGCAAAGATTCTCGCATTCGCGTGCGATATCAGCGATGCCTCCGAGCTCAAGGACGTACTCAAGACTGTCAAAGACAACAAGTTTCCCCTTATCAAGGGCGTCGTTAACTGCGCTATGCAGCTTCAG GACGTGTTATTCGAGAACATGAGCCTTGAGGACTTCAATGCTGCTATTAGGCCCAAGGTTTACACCACCAAAAATTTGCACGACCTTCTACCGAGAGACATGGATTTCTTTATCTGCCTTTCGTCGACTGGAGGCATTGTTGGATCTCGTGGCCAAGGGAATTACAATGCGG GCAATACTTACCAAGATGCGATGGCCCATTATAGAAGATCTCAGGGTCTGCCGGCAACGAGTATCAATCTCGGGGTCGTACTTGGTGTAGGTATTACAGCCGAACGTGGAGAGATCCTGTCATACCTTAAGACGGGAGCCATGATTGGTATCCACGAGCAAGAAGTCCTGGCTGTCGTCCAAGCCGCCATGTCTGGGGAAATGCCAATCCAAGCCGTCGTTGGTCTTGCAACTGGTGGGCATCTCGAGAAGAATGGACACGAAGATCCGTTCTGGTTCAGCGAGGCACGATTCGGGCCTCTTCGCATCTTCGACacccagcagctgcaggcaagCAGAGCAAGTGACTCTGGCGACTCTAACGCTGATCTCCAAGCCGTGTTGCGAGGAGCGAGCACTTTGGCGGAAGCAGCAGATGCCGTCTGCGTGGCTCTTGTGCGCAAGCTCGCTaaggccatgatggtggagATTGAGGACCTTGATCCAACCAGGCCGGCGAACTCTTACGGTGTCGACAGTCTGGTCGCTGTTGAGGTCCGCGCCTGGGTCTTCAAGGAAGTAAAGAGCGACGTTTCTGTGTTTGATATTTTGAGCAACATGCCATTGGCGTCTCTGGCTACCAAGATTGCTGCAAAGTCGTCCCTTTTGCCTCCCACAATCTCGGGTACGGACGATGACGCATAA
- a CDS encoding serine hydrolase (FSH1) domain-containing protein: MRFLCLHGHGTNSQILKAQLDPLLARLPSDWEFEFLDGEMNAEPAPGVESIFPGPFLCFHGEPVPDDVQRAVDLVKEVVLEEGPFDGVIGFSQGAAVAATVIAHEAKLNPHQELFKVAIFLSATGPFDLSAGRLRLSYEGTVDDIKIDRYDALEGGSLVPDDGTDWKTDYRSIGVIQEFQARRTHLSDLGQQSIDVLLRYHSSVHGVLINIPTVHVVGFKDDYANQGRDLAAICDPKISQVVTHDGGHQLPRDLRTVTKTAEAIQWAVDRMLFHN; the protein is encoded by the exons ATGCGTTTCCTTTGCCTTCACGGTCATGGGACCAACTCGCAAATTCTCAAGGCACAGCTTGATCCGCTTCTTGCTCGCCTCCCATCAGACTGGGAATTTGAATTTCTGGATGGTGAAATGAATGCGGAGCCTGCCCCTG GAGTTGAATCAATCTTTCCAGGCCCTTTCCTATGTTTCCATGGCGAGCCCGTCCCTGATGACGTGCAGCGCGCAGTTGACTTAGTCAAGGAGGTCGTACTTGAAGAAGGACCCTTTGATGGAGTCATTGGATTTTCGCAAGGAGCAGCAGTGGCAGCTACCGTCATTGCTCATGAAGCTAAATTGAACCCCCATCAGGAGCTCTTCAAAGTCGCCATCTTTCTGTCCGCCACAGGGCCGTTTGACCTCTCTGCTGGAAGGCTGCGTCTATCATACGAAGGCACTGTTGATGATATTAAAATTGACCGTTATGATGCCCTGGAAGGCGGGTCTCTGGTTCCTGATGATGGCACTGATTGGAAGACTGACTACCGGTCAATTGGTGTCATTCAAGAGTTCCAGGCAAGAAGAACCCATTTGAGCGATTTGGGGCAGCAGAGTATCGACGTCCTGCTTCGCTACCATTCTTCCGTTCATGGTGTGCTTATCAACATTCCCACTGTCCACGTGGTTGGGTTTAAAGACGATTATGCGAATCAGGGACGGGATCTAGCAGCCATTTGTGACCCTAAGATCTCGCAGGTTGTGACTCACGATGGCGGCCATCAATTACCCAGGGACTTACGGACGGTTACCAAAACTGCGGAAGCCATACAATGGGCCGTGGATCGCATGCTCTTCCACAACTAG
- a CDS encoding cytochrome p450 domain-containing protein produces MAIPLVLFLPLLLVAWAVVVATYRLTFHPLARIPGPKLAAITQLYQTFYSYYNNQSRFYQKVESLHAKYGPVVRITPDEVSLSDPENYSTIYHVGTKYGKPDAYYHVFQAPGSFFTAADNREHAKRRAPVNPFFSRKGVLELEPVVQEKAKLLLSKLRKDLDQASETPGGFVELQDLYSAISIDVASDYSFDDCYDTLEKEGYGRDFSDMVLGLLTSFWFFMQFKTIESLALSLPTWISSALSPALKEYNKLVKGVRQNITNVKTQTLSQREKSQKRSIFHELLSADPNRTVDDMTDIALSIVVAAAAATSNTLGILSYNVISNPDIYRRLRAELLEAYPDDTQEMKWITLEKLPYLTAVIKESLRLAYGVIGRLPRVVPAGGANFNGYFLPAGTTVGMSSWMMHRTTSAFPEPDKFDPERWLDPEGSSKQHKYLVAFGKDSRQCIGMPLAYCELYVTVATVFRNFADLEIRGTKPSDLVFNDYFSGYHPATATPLRVARREST; encoded by the exons ATGGCGATCCCGCTGGTTCTCTTCCTTCCTTTGCTTCTAGTAGCCTGGGCAGTTGTCGTGGCCACCTATCGACTCACATTTCACCCGTTAGCTAGGATTCCTGGACCAAAGCTAGCAGCTATAACGCAGCTCTACCAGACGTTTTACAGCTATTACAATAACCAAAGTCGCTTTTACCAAAAGGTCGAGAGCCTCCACGCGAAATATGGCCCTGTAGTTCGCATTACGCCAGACGAAGTCTCTCTTAGTGACCCCGAGAATTACAGTACTATCTATCATGTAGGAACCAAATATGGGAAGCCAGATGCCTATTATCATGTCTTTCAGGCTCCTGGTTCATTCTTCACAGCTGCTGACAACCGAGAGCACGCAAAACGGCGTGCTCCAGTGAACCCATTCTTCTCTCGAAAAGGTGTCCTGGAGTTGGAACCTGTAGTTCAAGAGAAGGCAAAACTTTTGCTTTCAAAACTACGCAAAGACCTAGATCAGGCTAGCGAGACACCTGGTGGGTTTGTTGAACTTCAAGATCTCTACAGTGCCATCAGCATAGACGTGGCCAGCGATTACTCGTTTGATGACTGCTATGACACATTGGAGAAGGAAGGCTATGGTCGGGATTTCTCAGATATggttcttggccttttgaCGTCTTTTTGGTTCTTTATGCAGTTCAAAACCATTGAATCATTGGCTCTATCCCTACCAACCTGGATCTCGTCTGCGTTGAGTCCTGCACTCAAAGAGTATAACAAGTTAGTCAAG GGAGTCCGTCAGAATATCACCAATGTGAAGACGCAGACTCTATCTCAGCGAGAAAAATCTCAAAAGAGGTCTATTTTCCACGAACTGCTGTCAGCAGATCCCAATCGAACCGTTGATGATATGACCGACATTGCTTTGTCGATTGTTGTGGCAGCTGCAGCCGCCACAAGCAATACATTGGGCATTCTGTCATATAACGTTATCAGCAACCCCGACATATATCGTCGCTTACGAGCAGAGCTTTTGGAAGCTTATCCGGACGATACGCAAGAGATGAAGTGGATAACATTAGAAAAGCTACCATACTTG ACAGCAGTTATCAAAGAGTCGCTCCGCTTGGCGTACGGAGTCATCGGAAGGCTACCACGTGTAGTCCCTGCGGGGGGCGCCAACTTCAACGGTTATTTTCTTCCAGCTGGT ACCACGGTTGGTATGTCAAGTTGGATGATGCACCGAACCACGTCTGCCTTCCCAGAGCCTGATAAATTTGACCCCGAGCGATGGCTAGATCCAGAGGgatcaagcaagcagcacAAGTATCTGGTAGCGTTTGGAAAGGACAGTCGACAGTGCATTGGAATGCC TTTGGCATACTGTGAGTTATACGTCACGGTCGCGACTGTCTTCCGCAACTTTGCCGATCTTGAGATTCGGGGTACCAAGCCTAGCGATCTAGTGTTTAATGACTATTTCTCGGGTTATCATCCAGCAACAGCGACGCCTCTGCGAGTGGCACGACGAGAGTCTACGTAG